The sequence ATTACTTTGGGTCTGATTTCTATTTGTTTGGTTCTTGGTGTCAATTCATTTGAAATCCAGACCTGATCTAACCGtgacatcgactgatttggttccgaaTAGAAAGTGAATTGTTTATCCAACGGGTGTCTAAACCGCCAGATATCTATCAGGTTACAATTTTTTACCAttgaaaaaaaagattttggtaatttcccttctttgcttGCTCCTTCTCTCCGTCTATCCATTTCTAAGGAAACCACcccattcatatcacccattaaaataattttctgatccatgtaCTCGAGTAATTTCTCTTCTAGGTTTTCGAAGAATTCAGTTTTGttaccatttggtgcatagacccCCACTACGACCAAATTTTCTCCTTGCCAGTTGATTCGAATCGCAATCATCCTTCCCtcatcatccttaaagatttgtttggcttcaatcttatttttaacatacaataccacccctcttttcttttctttatctgaagattcaaattcattccctaatcttttgttaattagAATTTTTTTGTGTCTTCTAGCCACAtgcgtttcttgcaaacaaataataTCCAGCTTTGTGGGTTAATTAATATGTCTGTTGAGAAGGAGTGTTCGAAAAGGCAATGGTGCGTAATTAATTAATACTGTCCTGAGAAGATGAAGCCGCTAGAGAGTTAATGTCTATAGGAACGAAAAGCTAAGTGGCCTTCCTGAGCTTTCCGTTCTCATTTCTCTTCCTGCTTGCTTGTTTCTGGCGTGTGTGGATCTTAAGTGAAAGATTCCATTTGAAGTTTACTGTGCAGCCATGTCTGCCTTCAGTGTGGCGGGCCAACACCTTCTCAGCAACAACGGAAGCATAGAAATCTTTATGGGAGAATCACATCAGTATGAAGAGAAGCACACATCACTGTCAACAGTGTCCCTCATCAAATGTTGACTCATTTCAATAACAATTTCTTACCCTTTCTACTACAAATACGGCATGGCCCACCCTCAAATTTACCTCTTTTACACAACCCAGTTTCAGATCAATCTATAGGACCATTTTCTATCTATAAAATCTGGAatctacctccccaccccccgatttatcattgttgttgttgtttagtcatttagtcgtgtccgcctcttcgtgaccccctggaccagagcacgccaggcactcctgtcttccactgcctcctgcagttttcgtcttgcgaagcaagcccatagggaaattcgtcttgcgaagcaactcaaaaacggaaaaccctttcgtctagcgggttttttgtcttgcgaggcattcgtcttgcggggcaccactgtacttgcactttgacgtggctTACAGCATAATAAAAGCGCAGCAaagcatcaaacataaaaaaaaaaccttcctgaaAAGTTTTCCACACTGGTATGAGTAGCTCTGGGGCACTATGCTGCTCTTATACGGAACATTGTGCATACTCTtcatttagagcaggggtcaccaacctacggcccgggggccagataaggcccaagggacttgTTTATCTGGCCCATGGCAGCAGCCACTGCCGCTGCCCACTCTTACTGGTGaggtgcagtgcagtgcagcacGGGGACCCACTTCCCGGGCAgaagagcactggaaatagcttatGTACATGCACACGCGCCTCCTCCATCCTGGATACACACCAGAAATAGCATGTGTGTGCGCGTACGGGCGCACGCTCCCCCACCCTCTGGCCCGCCACGCAATCGTCGCTGGAGACCCTGGCCCGAGGCAAGGAAAGCTTGGAGACCCCTGATTTAGAACAACCTTCGCCAACTTGGCACCCATTTTGCTTCAGCATGATGCAGTCTGTTTATGCTTATGTAAagacctttccttttttttatctaggtattcagaagcacttgcTAGCACCAGAATCCTCAAACACAGTCCTGAATCCAGTAGTGGGAAATGTGGGGAAAACCTTGCATGGGCTTCGTATGATCAGTCAGGTAAGATAAGTACATAGGAAAGACCTGTTAACATTGCAGTGCTCAAACATTTTCCTCCCAAAACTGTAAGGACTGCAATCTAAGCAACACATATGTGATAAAATACCattgaaagcatttttttaatttgTCAGTCCAATAGTGGCACAGTGCCATACTTATGCACGTTCAAGTGGGAAATGTCCCTCTTGATTGAGTGGGACTTGCTCCTAAATGAGCAAAGGATTGCAGCAAGAAGTTTAAGATAAACATTATTAATTTTCAATGGTTGGAATTGGTTGTATGCTTTGATTAGGTATCCCAGTGCCACCTTTGGTACTCTTGTTCAAGGCTCATTGAACCTAGGCAGAGAGCTGGTGTGGTATTGTGTCGATAAAGTTGGATGTGAGCCAGCTTATATTTTTTTcagttatttattacatttgtatcctacctttcctctaaAAAGCTTGCATCTCCATATCCATTGGCAGagaaaaagtgctttatatgctttgtatatgcattataatactgtgacaccaggtggcgctgtagagttccgtttttgccaacccgatttctcatacgaagtttacaatgcgtttaactgaaacgcttcttctttcatgtgtctagatccagcccagaaATGTTATGGCCCAAGGGTAAGGTAGGGTGTAAATCAATGGAAAAGAGGCAGAACCTAACTACTGAATccaatatgtttaaagttatttaactgcattaaatattaaaacatttGAATTTTATAAAATTGAAAATGTGCTTAGTGCTTGTCAGTTATCTCTGTGATTTTACACTCACCGACCAAAACATTTCTAAatttattttctctcaaaatacacatgTTACATGTTTTGGTACATTTTTCAAAACTGCATCAGGACATTTGGTAACTGCAAAAGACATACTTAGGTGGTCAAAAAAATGCTTTCTCTTTACGTTTTAAATTCAGCTACTTATTGCTGTTGGTCAGAATGGTGTGTGATACTCTTTTTTTCTAAAACTTTGGGGGTTTTACTAACTTGCTTGCTGCTTGGTTAGAATGTATTTTGAGAGCCCAGAGCTGCCTTATcttggaggaaaaaaagaacagagCGGCAGCAtttttgcaccccatcagttgcAATTCAACAGCATCTTTTCATTCATTTTGCAGGGAGCGAAGTAGCTGACAGATGGTACAACGAAATAAAAAGTTACAACTTTCAGAGTCCGGGGTTTTCCTCTGGGACAGGTGAGTATGGGCTTGGCGTTGCCTATTGACAGTTAGCCAGGGCTGGCTCACCTATGGGGCAAGGAAAgggactgcctcaggcagcaggatccgcaggggcagcagatcccgtcTCTAAGGAATGCATCACCCGATGCTGCTGCGGTGGTGGCAATGATGGCTGTGGGACCTTCCTTGGAGGCCGCAGCTGCCCCCTccttggcaccccccccccatgctgcctctgccacagcctctcagtgaataggaggcaatgctggtctcctccccccccccccaggaaggaaATGGTGGGCTCCCCATCCACCCAAGGAGATTCAGAGAGTggacctctctcttcctctccccccccccacctcaattGTTGGGTGAGGCTGAATTGATTTCCCCCCTTCACTCACCCGTTCTTCCCTGGTGCAGGGGTGCCAttctgtggttcacctcaggtgccagaaTGTTTTTGGCTGGCCCTGCGGATAACCTAAAGGACACTTCTAGTTTCTCACAATATCTCAGAAATTAAGCTTTTACATAAACatatcctttctttctttctttctttctttcttttttaaattaatttttattagtttcgattcattatacaacaccaaacattaaGACAACAGAAAAGacagaacaaaaaaagagagaaaaaaacaacaaagaaaaaagaaacattgcaTAACATAAAACACCAACAgattaaacttacaataactaaataactaaatcaCACAACAATAATTGACATAAACATATCCTTTTGACTGAATAGAGGGCGGGGAGGTGGAGGCATGCTGTTCAAAATTCAGCAAGAAACAGGCACTGGGTACCCAAGTGTGAAGAAGCTCAGGCTTAGTAATTTCTAAATCTTCCTCTTTCTAACACCATAATTTGAAAAAGCATTGATTCCAAAGACACTTGGTTAGGTTTTCAGGAAATGGCAGAGATACCAGTTAGAAGCTTTACTAACTGCATTGGGTTAACCTGTTAAGTACGAAtgtgttgccatagaaacaacTAACTAGGGATGCCTTGAGAGCAATAGGCCAGTGACTAGCCAGGGTTAGTCTCATCTGGCATGGGTCGCTGGGAATTCTCAAGAGGACAGACTCGCTGTCTTTTCTGAAACCAAAGCTATGACTTTGGGGGTTCTCCATGAAGCCTAAAGGGGAGCAAGATTGGCTGGAGTGTTCATGCTCTTCCATTTAATGCTCAGCCTGTGTATGTTTATAAATAAAAGTGTATATCACAAGAACACCACAgtctccagtgagcttcataccAAGGAACCTGAAACTGAGGTCAAACAAACAAGTTAACTAATTGGAGCGCTCCTTAAAACTTTCAAATGTATCCTCAAAAcaattgttcttttaaaaagttatgaGCAAGCAATACTTTTACTGCGCACAAAGGTTAATGTCCTTGAGTTAGGATGCTTGAATTTCCTTGAGCAATTTTTCTGAAACTGAGTCCTGTTCTTGCCCAGTCTTGCATGAGACTCTTGCCCAGAGCCTAATAGATTCTGTGTGGGGTTTTTCTTTAAGGACACTTTACAGCCATGGTTTGGAAGAACACCAAAAAGATGGGAGTTGGCAAGGCAGCTGCCAGCGACGGCTCCACATTTGTGGTGGCCCGATATGAGCCTGCTGGCAATATTGTCAACCCTGGTCACTACGAACAGAATGTGCTCCCGCCAAGGAAATAACATTGCCCGGAGCCTGAGGGAAAGGACTGTTCAAGCGGCTAATGAAAAGCAAAACGGAGGATCAGATTAGTTTGGATAAGCAGGTTTATATTTGAAAACGGTTATCAAATTTGCTACAAGGAGAGTGGCTTGGATCGTGAGAATCAATCTTCCCTACCAAAATGGACTTTTGTATGGAACCAGTGCCTAAAGGGCTGAGGAACCTCAGCAAGCCCAAAACGTAGAATGTGCAAAAATTAGGAGATCAAATAATGGTTTTATATAGCTTTATATTTGTCTAgggttcctttttaaaattacatttgtaTGGTTTAAGTAAAATTCAGTTGTGataacttttaaatgttttttttaatcaagttCAGATTGCAAATTACGAAGTAAACAGTCTGATTTTGGCTATTGTATCAAAACAGTTGAGTTCCTTATGAATCCCATTCACATCCATAGCCCTTGCTTTTATGCAGTACTTTATAATATTTTTGTATGCTCTTTCTAGATGTATGAGGGTTCTCTCTGTAGCCTGGATACACTCTGTAAATAACATTTGTGTTCTTTGGCCAAGTGCATGTGTTGAAATCACAATGGTCTGTCAGATGATGGTAGCATCTGGGAACACAGAAGATGAAAACTGAACCCTGCAATGTACTGTATATTGAGCAAGGTTTGCCGTTGCCATGAAAGGTTTTCCAGTTAGTTGAAATTTGAACTTAGTCCTAGATGAGTAGCTACTATTTGGATGAGTACTATTTGTTCAGTGAAATCCGGGATGCCACATAGCAGCCTAAATCGAGGGCT comes from Podarcis raffonei isolate rPodRaf1 chromosome 13, rPodRaf1.pri, whole genome shotgun sequence and encodes:
- the GLIPR2 gene encoding Golgi-associated plant pathogenesis-related protein 1 codes for the protein MGKSASKQFAEEVLKAHNDYRKKHGVPSLKLCKKLNREAQQYSEALASTRILKHSPESSSGKCGENLAWASYDQSGSEVADRWYNEIKSYNFQSPGFSSGTGHFTAMVWKNTKKMGVGKAAASDGSTFVVARYEPAGNIVNPGHYEQNVLPPRK